In Microbacterium sp. 1.5R, the following are encoded in one genomic region:
- a CDS encoding SIR2 family NAD-dependent protein deacylase: MPRYLNSLPGPLLDDLVEGDWLPIIGAGFSRNAEYQNGEVPADWSELGKKLGQKVDGAPADAPPIESISAYEQAFGRVALIDAVGTLIRAHHAHPGEAHLAFARVGFTNVLTTNFDFLLEKAYDQILKSCLPIIDETQLSAPNRTSGPRVIKFHGDLHHPSRMVLTEDDYDRFLSEHPLLATSISAMMVDHTGVLIGYSLDDPDTRQLLTLLKLRLGSMKRPLWTIQFDAQPHTVARFERRGVKVVNLKLAPGHTRSEAFALLFDELAEYWKSKLFEISVSSDDRVAADLRLPGDDARRLCYFAIPPRLVGWYRDNVFPEAEAFGLVPVVQREVFSAPGTAPTKVDALVERSLIVIAELDADYESYEASFALATKGARNVLLVRDDRELKGRMERARSLSVRPSLSEATLLYRPSLDGDPAGFVDEIRRWLTDVVPAAESHRDEPARLLASRHFGPALISAVSLLEVALGRAFVGKGEDPARPNLRNLVKHARRAGLIESDEELHRIEQAITKRNEAVHRVAIVTSQQARAGIEAIMPVVQRADRW; this comes from the coding sequence GTGCCTCGCTACCTTAATTCTCTCCCAGGTCCGCTTCTCGATGACCTCGTCGAGGGCGACTGGCTGCCGATCATTGGTGCGGGATTCTCGCGGAACGCAGAGTATCAAAATGGCGAGGTTCCGGCAGACTGGTCGGAACTCGGGAAAAAACTCGGGCAGAAGGTAGATGGGGCTCCAGCGGACGCTCCTCCGATCGAGTCGATATCTGCGTATGAGCAAGCGTTTGGCCGTGTGGCGCTCATCGATGCCGTCGGGACTCTGATCCGCGCACATCACGCGCACCCAGGTGAGGCGCACCTTGCATTTGCTCGAGTTGGCTTCACGAACGTGCTTACGACCAATTTCGATTTCCTGCTCGAAAAGGCGTACGACCAAATCTTGAAGAGTTGCTTGCCGATCATCGACGAGACACAGCTATCCGCTCCTAACCGCACTTCTGGTCCGCGCGTGATCAAGTTCCACGGGGATCTGCACCACCCGTCGAGGATGGTTTTAACCGAAGATGACTATGATCGGTTCCTCTCAGAGCATCCGCTTCTCGCCACGAGTATTTCGGCGATGATGGTGGATCATACGGGAGTGTTGATCGGGTACAGCCTCGACGACCCCGACACCCGGCAGTTGCTCACACTGCTGAAACTTCGTCTCGGAAGCATGAAGCGGCCGTTGTGGACGATCCAGTTTGACGCGCAGCCGCACACAGTGGCGAGGTTTGAACGCAGAGGGGTGAAAGTCGTCAATCTGAAACTGGCACCAGGGCACACTCGTTCCGAGGCGTTCGCCCTACTCTTCGACGAACTTGCGGAGTATTGGAAGTCAAAGCTCTTTGAGATCAGTGTCAGCTCGGACGATCGAGTTGCTGCCGACCTGCGTCTGCCGGGCGACGATGCTCGTCGGCTCTGCTACTTTGCGATCCCGCCGCGACTAGTGGGGTGGTACCGCGACAACGTGTTTCCCGAGGCTGAGGCTTTTGGTCTGGTGCCAGTTGTGCAACGGGAGGTTTTTAGCGCCCCCGGTACTGCGCCTACCAAGGTCGACGCGCTTGTGGAGCGATCCCTGATAGTCATCGCTGAACTCGACGCCGATTATGAATCGTATGAAGCGTCCTTTGCTCTCGCTACCAAAGGCGCCCGGAACGTTCTTCTGGTTCGCGATGATCGTGAACTAAAAGGGAGGATGGAGCGCGCTCGGTCGCTGTCGGTTCGCCCATCCTTGAGTGAGGCGACGCTCCTCTATCGGCCTTCTCTTGACGGTGATCCGGCGGGGTTTGTAGATGAGATTAGACGATGGCTTACTGATGTCGTGCCTGCCGCTGAGAGCCACCGCGACGAACCGGCGCGTCTTCTGGCTTCTCGCCACTTCGGTCCCGCGCTCATTTCTGCGGTTTCCTTGCTTGAGGTTGCTCTCGGCCGCGCGTTCGTCGGCAAGGGGGAGGATCCCGCCCGCCCGAACTTGCGAAATTTGGTCAAGCATGCGCGCAGGGCTGGTCTGATTGAGTCCGACGAGGAGCTGCACCGCATTGAACAGGCAATCACCAAACGCAACGAGGCTGTCCACCGCGTGGCTATCGTGACATCTCAGCAGGCGCGCGCTGGAATCGAAGCGATCATGCCTGTAGTTCAGCGCGCGGATCGCTGGTGA
- a CDS encoding M20 family metallopeptidase — MTLADPTLRTLLDLADAKQRSADAVRDWEQRLIEISHEIHADPEIAFEEVRAANLVAAALRDAGFTATVGAFGVDTAIDASFGDGEFVVAICAEYDALPGIGHACGHNVIAAAGLGAAIALAAIADDAGLTVKLLGTPAEEHGGGKVLMLEGGAWEDATVSLMVHGAPGIDVRCESFATQAVDRFQITYTGRPAHAAAAPDKGVNALDAATVALTAIGLLRQQLPGTVRTAAVITQGGEVTNIIPARTVLQAEVRSFDLDELRDAKRRVMACFEAGALAAGCSWEQVRTEPRYDPLVQEPLLADAWNDALTELGREPIAFSGMAGGSTDMGNVSQVVPSIHPGIAIIGSTSAPHTEGFAADAATPAADRAVVDAAIGLAWAAATAALTLESRSDLLGRQAARPVGATTHPQGEE; from the coding sequence ATGACCCTCGCAGACCCGACCCTCCGCACCCTGCTCGACCTCGCCGACGCGAAGCAGCGCAGCGCGGATGCCGTGCGCGACTGGGAGCAGCGTCTCATCGAGATCAGCCACGAGATCCACGCCGATCCCGAGATCGCGTTCGAGGAGGTGCGCGCGGCGAACCTGGTCGCGGCGGCTCTGCGCGATGCCGGCTTCACCGCCACGGTCGGCGCGTTCGGTGTCGACACGGCCATCGACGCCAGTTTTGGTGACGGGGAGTTCGTGGTCGCGATCTGCGCCGAGTACGACGCTCTTCCCGGCATCGGCCACGCCTGCGGGCACAACGTCATCGCGGCCGCCGGTCTCGGTGCGGCGATCGCGCTCGCGGCCATCGCCGACGACGCCGGACTCACTGTCAAGCTCCTCGGCACGCCTGCCGAGGAGCACGGCGGCGGCAAGGTGCTCATGCTCGAGGGCGGGGCATGGGAAGACGCCACGGTGTCGCTCATGGTGCACGGCGCCCCCGGCATCGATGTGCGCTGCGAGAGCTTCGCGACCCAGGCCGTCGACCGATTCCAGATCACGTATACGGGGCGGCCAGCGCACGCCGCGGCCGCTCCCGACAAGGGAGTGAACGCGCTGGATGCCGCGACCGTGGCGCTCACGGCGATCGGACTCCTCCGTCAACAGCTGCCGGGCACCGTCCGCACGGCCGCCGTGATCACGCAGGGCGGCGAGGTGACGAACATCATCCCCGCGCGCACCGTGCTGCAGGCCGAGGTGCGCTCGTTCGATCTCGACGAGCTGCGTGACGCCAAACGGCGAGTGATGGCCTGTTTCGAAGCGGGAGCGCTCGCCGCGGGTTGCTCGTGGGAGCAGGTGCGCACCGAGCCGCGCTACGACCCGCTGGTGCAGGAGCCGCTGCTCGCCGACGCGTGGAACGACGCGTTGACCGAGCTCGGCCGCGAGCCCATCGCCTTCTCTGGAATGGCCGGCGGATCGACCGACATGGGCAACGTCTCGCAGGTCGTGCCGTCGATCCACCCCGGCATCGCGATCATCGGATCGACGTCGGCTCCGCACACCGAGGGATTCGCGGCGGATGCGGCGACGCCCGCCGCCGACCGCGCGGTCGTCGACGCGGCCATCGGCCTCGCGTGGGCCGCGGCCACGGCAGCGCTCACGCTGGAGTCCCGCTCCGATCTGCTCGGTCGACAGGCCGCGCGGCCGGTCGGTGCGACCACTCACCCGCAGGGCGAGGAGTGA
- a CDS encoding L-serine ammonia-lyase produces the protein MTTLTSETGARSSVYVSAFDLFSIGIGPSSSHTVGPMRAGRDFARRVLAQHPEGPSRVEVVLYGSLAATGLGHGTPDAVVAGLAGLDPETCDPGSVRGAWSGHPAGSPLLFGGVVPVAFDSSDVVLDPFTRQPGHPNTLVIRAFGPGGASMAAETYLSVGGGFIQRVGDVVESPVVADGMPSFRTAAELLALCVDGLSIADVARVGEVAVRGADAVDAGLDAIWTAMRDCVEAGLGASGVLPGGLGVPRRARSMRDSILRAEAAGQPVTSDWLQAFALAVNEENAGGGRVVTAPTNGAAGILPAVLMYYSRFVPGADAAAVRTFLLTAAAIGSLIKANASISGAEGGCQAEVGSACAMAAAGLCAVLGGTPQQVENAAEIAMEHHLGLTCDPIAGLVQIPCIERNAVAASTAVTAARLALHGDGSHVVSLDVVIETMRQTGADMSDKYKETSRGGLAVNVVEC, from the coding sequence GTGACGACGCTCACCTCTGAGACCGGCGCCCGCAGCAGCGTCTATGTCTCGGCGTTCGACCTGTTCTCGATCGGCATCGGCCCCTCCTCGTCGCACACGGTGGGGCCGATGCGTGCCGGGCGCGACTTCGCGCGGCGCGTGCTGGCGCAGCATCCGGAGGGTCCGAGTCGTGTGGAGGTGGTGCTGTACGGGTCACTCGCGGCGACCGGACTCGGGCACGGCACGCCGGATGCTGTCGTTGCCGGTCTCGCGGGTCTGGATCCTGAGACGTGTGATCCGGGATCCGTCCGTGGTGCGTGGTCGGGGCATCCGGCGGGGTCGCCACTGCTGTTCGGTGGCGTCGTGCCTGTGGCGTTCGACAGCTCCGATGTCGTGCTCGATCCGTTCACCCGGCAGCCCGGGCACCCGAACACACTGGTGATCCGAGCGTTCGGTCCTGGCGGGGCGTCGATGGCGGCGGAGACGTACCTCTCGGTGGGCGGCGGATTCATCCAGCGCGTCGGTGACGTTGTCGAGAGCCCGGTCGTGGCTGACGGGATGCCGTCGTTCCGGACTGCGGCGGAGTTGCTCGCACTGTGCGTCGATGGCCTGTCGATCGCCGACGTCGCGCGGGTCGGCGAGGTCGCGGTCCGCGGGGCGGATGCCGTCGACGCGGGTCTCGACGCGATCTGGACCGCCATGCGCGACTGCGTCGAGGCGGGGCTGGGTGCTTCCGGCGTACTGCCGGGTGGTCTCGGTGTGCCGCGGCGGGCGCGGTCGATGCGCGACAGCATCCTCCGGGCAGAGGCTGCGGGGCAGCCGGTCACGTCCGACTGGCTGCAGGCGTTCGCGCTCGCCGTCAATGAGGAGAACGCCGGGGGTGGGCGGGTCGTCACAGCGCCCACGAACGGTGCCGCCGGCATTCTGCCCGCCGTGCTCATGTACTACTCGCGGTTCGTGCCCGGCGCGGATGCTGCGGCTGTGCGGACCTTCTTGCTCACCGCAGCCGCGATCGGATCGCTGATCAAGGCGAACGCGTCGATCTCGGGCGCGGAGGGCGGATGCCAGGCCGAGGTCGGTTCCGCGTGCGCGATGGCGGCCGCCGGACTCTGCGCCGTTCTCGGCGGCACGCCGCAGCAGGTCGAGAACGCGGCCGAGATCGCGATGGAGCATCACCTCGGGCTCACCTGCGACCCGATCGCCGGGCTCGTGCAGATCCCCTGCATCGAGCGCAACGCGGTCGCCGCGTCGACCGCCGTCACGGCTGCCCGCCTCGCCCTGCACGGCGACGGCAGTCATGTGGTGTCGCTGGATGTCGTGATCGAGACGATGCGTCAGACCGGCGCCGACATGAGCGACAAGTACAAGGAGACCAGTCGGGGTGGGTTGGCGGTGAATGTCGTGGAGTGCTGA
- a CDS encoding dihydrofolate reductase family protein: MRPLRYAINVTLDGCAHHEAGVAPDEELMGFWTAEMQRADAVIYGRKTYEMMESAWRRPESGVWPDWMNEWEIPFAEALDRMPKHVVSSTLESVDWNAEILQGDLGVAVKQLKQQPGERLSVGGVTLSLALAELGLIDEYIFVVHPIIAGHGPRLLEGLSERLSLELVDRREFGSGAVANRYRPVPLDR, from the coding sequence ATGAGACCACTGCGCTACGCGATCAACGTCACGCTCGACGGCTGCGCCCACCATGAGGCGGGCGTCGCTCCCGACGAGGAGCTGATGGGCTTCTGGACGGCTGAGATGCAGCGAGCGGATGCCGTGATCTACGGCAGAAAGACGTACGAAATGATGGAGTCCGCCTGGCGGCGTCCGGAGTCGGGGGTGTGGCCGGACTGGATGAACGAGTGGGAGATCCCGTTCGCCGAGGCGCTCGACCGTATGCCGAAGCACGTCGTCTCGAGCACGCTGGAGTCCGTCGACTGGAACGCCGAGATCCTGCAGGGTGACCTGGGTGTGGCCGTTAAGCAGCTCAAGCAGCAGCCGGGCGAGAGGCTGTCCGTCGGTGGGGTGACCCTTTCGCTGGCGCTCGCGGAGCTGGGGTTGATCGACGAGTACATCTTCGTCGTGCATCCGATCATCGCCGGGCACGGACCGAGGCTGCTCGAGGGATTGAGCGAGCGCTTGAGTCTCGAGCTCGTGGACCGACGGGAGTTCGGGTCAGGGGCGGTCGCGAACCGCTATCGCCCGGTGCCCCTCGATCGGTGA
- a CDS encoding TetR/AcrR family transcriptional regulator, whose amino-acid sequence MPRPRSEAARQSVLEAMRTAVVAGEYEAVTIEGLAESAAVSKQTIYRWWPSKAAILGEALLEGEVPLADATVAMSDDIGADLHAWFSAMSAGMERPEGVALARALIAVTATDHELGLALNERLAAPIRSWVAEWIARGQSAGEIRADVDAAAIADQLIAMASYAALIGQPLSVERVEETVTRLLRGIAR is encoded by the coding sequence GTGCCCCGTCCCCGAAGTGAAGCCGCGCGCCAGTCCGTGCTCGAGGCAATGCGCACTGCCGTCGTGGCCGGTGAGTACGAGGCAGTGACAATCGAGGGACTCGCGGAGTCTGCGGCAGTCTCCAAACAGACGATCTACCGCTGGTGGCCGTCGAAGGCGGCGATCCTCGGCGAGGCGCTGCTCGAGGGAGAGGTGCCACTCGCGGATGCGACCGTCGCGATGAGCGACGATATCGGGGCCGACCTGCACGCCTGGTTCTCCGCGATGTCCGCCGGCATGGAGAGGCCCGAAGGCGTCGCACTCGCCAGAGCGCTCATCGCGGTGACGGCCACCGATCACGAACTCGGACTCGCGCTCAACGAGCGGCTCGCGGCGCCGATCCGCTCGTGGGTTGCCGAGTGGATCGCGCGCGGACAGTCGGCGGGCGAGATCCGCGCGGACGTGGATGCTGCCGCCATCGCCGACCAGCTCATCGCCATGGCGTCATATGCTGCGCTCATCGGTCAGCCGTTGAGCGTAGAGCGCGTCGAGGAGACGGTGACGCGGCTGCTGCGAGGCATTGCGCGGTAG